A window of the Cystobacter fuscus genome harbors these coding sequences:
- a CDS encoding tetratricopeptide repeat protein yields MLAWSESFAAEAEGDGTVGVRELKEEALDLYAQRRFTECVQTYERLLELNPRDPSLYMGQAEAYRGAGSRREALNAFRMAAELLLDQGDKTGARAALKAALELNPRNKEVTRALEALPSADEEETQPTAVTAPEALFEYPQEREQPRTWQRSAPRSEPLKAVPPQPELRRLSDNALAVRVGPGMPWYVVSSQTPLLTYEVDDLEQVAERSYPREVMFQPGV; encoded by the coding sequence GTGCTTGCTTGGAGTGAGTCGTTCGCGGCGGAAGCCGAGGGAGATGGGACGGTGGGTGTGAGGGAATTGAAGGAAGAAGCGCTGGACCTGTATGCCCAGCGGCGGTTCACCGAGTGCGTGCAGACCTATGAGCGGTTGCTCGAGCTCAACCCGAGGGATCCTTCCCTGTATATGGGCCAGGCCGAGGCGTACCGGGGCGCGGGCTCGCGACGCGAGGCCCTCAACGCGTTCCGGATGGCGGCCGAGCTGCTGTTGGATCAAGGAGACAAGACCGGGGCACGCGCGGCGCTGAAGGCAGCATTGGAGTTGAATCCCCGGAACAAAGAGGTGACGCGGGCGCTGGAGGCACTGCCGTCCGCGGACGAGGAGGAAACGCAGCCCACCGCGGTGACAGCGCCCGAGGCACTGTTCGAGTATCCCCAGGAGAGGGAGCAGCCGCGCACGTGGCAGAGGAGCGCGCCTCGGAGTGAGCCGCTCAAGGCCGTGCCGCCCCAGCCAGAGCTGAGGCGTCTGTCGGACAATGCCCTGGCGGTGCGAGTGGGGCCGGGCATGCCCTGGTACGTGGTGTCCTCGCAAACGCCCCTGCTCACCTACGAGGTGGATGACCTCGAACAGGTGGCGGAGCGAAGCTACCCGCGGGAGGTGATGTTCCAGCCCGGTGTCTGA
- a CDS encoding tetratricopeptide repeat protein produces the protein MTQERNGREAWPPELTELLRKVDRLRRGGRYGEALARMSALTESYPRQVRVLLEMGMTLAIWGGRPAEALPWYERALELAPGHASGHLHRALALARLGRHAEAVADFDALAAGEFRKALVLYMRRAESLEVLGRDEDAERDWTRALDEDAGNPWLLHRRALARARLGRTREAVEDLTRALAASEGDPVDAELLRDRGELRARLGDVEGARADFEAGRAALREGDPAELVEALRRGLGETA, from the coding sequence ATGACCCAGGAGCGCAACGGACGCGAGGCGTGGCCCCCGGAGCTCACCGAGCTGCTGCGCAAGGTGGATCGGTTGCGGCGCGGCGGCCGGTACGGGGAAGCACTCGCGCGCATGAGCGCGCTCACCGAGAGCTATCCGCGACAGGTGCGCGTCCTCTTGGAGATGGGGATGACGCTCGCCATCTGGGGAGGACGGCCCGCCGAGGCCCTGCCCTGGTACGAGCGCGCGCTGGAGCTGGCCCCGGGCCACGCCTCGGGGCACCTGCACCGCGCGCTCGCCCTGGCGCGGCTCGGCCGCCACGCCGAGGCCGTGGCCGACTTCGACGCGCTCGCGGCGGGGGAGTTCCGCAAGGCGCTGGTGCTGTACATGCGGCGCGCCGAGTCCCTGGAGGTGCTCGGCCGGGACGAGGACGCCGAGCGCGACTGGACGCGCGCGCTCGACGAGGACGCGGGCAACCCGTGGCTCTTGCACCGGCGCGCGCTCGCGCGGGCCCGGCTGGGGCGCACGCGCGAGGCCGTGGAAGACCTCACCCGCGCGCTCGCGGCCTCCGAGGGAGACCCGGTGGACGCGGAGTTGCTGCGCGACCGGGGGGAGTTGCGCGCGCGCCTGGGGGACGTGGAGGGAGCCCGGGCGGACTTCGAGGCGGGACGGGCCGCGCTGCGCGAGGGGGATCCCGCCGAGCTGGTGGAAGCACTGCGCCGCGGACTCGGGGAGACGGCCTGA
- a CDS encoding serine/threonine-protein kinase, translated as MERLEPSQPEEQGARSGAESPERLDDAKGHLDSALDVLEQELERAQKAMRLGEEEPTRVVGPPEPLPPTRTEPEPLTRGTSVGRYLVLERLGTGGMGEVYAAFDPQLNRRVALKLLLPGGEGQDPGQARLRLMREAQSMARLSHPHVLPVYDIGEHGDRVFIALEHVEGSTLRQWLKEARRPWREVLRVLAQAGEGLAAAHAAGLVHRDFKPDNVLVGRDGRVLVYDFGLACEQGTGSSRAPVPVDLGALLGTEPPVPDTDAFACLNTREPLETPVTRAGLIMGTPGYMAPEQYRHEPLTGHADQFSFCATLHYALYGEHAFEGSGAAALARSTLEGRLRPVPRDSDVPGWVRQVILRGLSPRPVDRYASMEELLEVLQGEPRVRRWRQVLAAVAAVFLGAVVAGAVGQWHQEQSICRDVTSRMHDVWDAPRQEAVRRALLATGQPYAADAWTGVKGALDTYASAWVDQQRRACEATRLRGETSEERFAVHTACLERRRSEFKALTGLLAEADSAVVEHAVEAVRGLSELGPCESMDGGLAPAPPPRDPGRSAHLEGGYAQLARARALRLAGQYAAGLSAATTLASEARVQGDAPLKAEALLELGRQQLVAGDAQAEHSLREAACTADEVGLDEVRAETLVTLTRLVAYDAARAQDGHDFYQQARALLARTRRQGRLLAELESAHGLVYAAQGDPLAAEASQRKALAELEKASALESPEGAIVLRRLGLALSAQGRHAEALAENLRAHAAFLQTLGAEHPRVGSALVSIGGSLSALGRPTEAITALRQGVDIVARSLPPHHPFQATALDALGAALWRDGQGEEARRVLRRAVEASERARGPEHPDTAQPCTTLGRVLVDQGRPGEALTLFTRALRLRERALGSQHPELAAPLTGQGEALLRLGRASEALAPLERALVLRATHTVPPEALAETRFALARALWDTHPDSARARLLAREAELTLERSGTEALRAQVQAWLAERSSDG; from the coding sequence GTGGAGCGCCTTGAACCGTCACAGCCAGAAGAGCAGGGGGCCCGGTCCGGAGCCGAGAGCCCCGAGCGCCTGGATGACGCCAAAGGTCATCTCGACAGCGCGCTGGACGTGCTGGAACAGGAGCTGGAGCGCGCGCAGAAGGCGATGCGACTGGGGGAAGAAGAGCCCACACGCGTGGTCGGCCCTCCCGAGCCCCTGCCCCCGACGCGCACCGAGCCCGAGCCGCTCACCCGGGGCACCAGCGTGGGACGCTACCTGGTGCTGGAGCGCCTGGGCACGGGTGGCATGGGCGAGGTGTACGCGGCGTTCGATCCCCAGCTCAACCGGCGCGTGGCGCTCAAGTTGCTCCTGCCCGGGGGCGAGGGACAGGACCCCGGCCAGGCCCGGCTGCGGCTGATGCGCGAGGCGCAGTCCATGGCGCGCCTGTCCCACCCCCACGTGCTGCCCGTGTACGACATCGGCGAGCACGGAGATCGGGTCTTCATCGCCCTGGAGCACGTGGAGGGCAGCACCCTGCGGCAGTGGCTCAAGGAAGCCAGGCGGCCCTGGCGCGAGGTGCTGCGGGTGCTCGCCCAGGCCGGCGAGGGGCTCGCCGCCGCCCATGCCGCGGGGCTCGTCCACCGCGACTTCAAGCCGGACAACGTGCTGGTGGGCCGCGACGGACGCGTGCTCGTCTATGACTTCGGGCTCGCGTGCGAGCAGGGCACGGGCTCCTCCCGCGCCCCCGTGCCGGTGGACCTCGGCGCGCTGCTGGGCACCGAGCCCCCCGTGCCCGACACGGACGCCTTCGCCTGTCTGAACACCCGCGAGCCCCTGGAGACGCCCGTCACGCGCGCCGGCCTCATCATGGGCACCCCGGGCTACATGGCCCCCGAGCAGTACCGCCACGAGCCCCTCACCGGCCACGCGGACCAATTCAGCTTCTGCGCCACGCTCCACTACGCCCTGTACGGGGAGCACGCCTTCGAGGGCAGCGGCGCCGCCGCGCTCGCGCGCTCCACGCTGGAGGGCCGCCTGCGTCCGGTGCCCCGGGACTCGGACGTGCCGGGCTGGGTGCGGCAGGTGATTCTGCGGGGGTTGAGCCCGCGGCCCGTGGATCGCTACGCCTCCATGGAGGAGCTGCTCGAGGTGCTCCAGGGCGAGCCGCGCGTGCGGCGCTGGCGCCAGGTGCTCGCCGCCGTGGCCGCGGTCTTCCTCGGCGCGGTGGTGGCCGGAGCCGTGGGCCAGTGGCACCAGGAGCAGAGCATCTGCCGGGACGTCACCAGCCGGATGCACGACGTGTGGGACGCGCCGCGCCAGGAGGCCGTGCGCCGCGCCCTGCTCGCCACCGGCCAGCCCTACGCGGCCGATGCGTGGACCGGTGTGAAGGGCGCGCTGGACACCTATGCCTCGGCCTGGGTGGACCAGCAGCGCCGGGCCTGTGAGGCCACGCGCCTGCGCGGCGAGACGTCCGAGGAGCGCTTCGCCGTGCACACCGCCTGCCTCGAGCGCCGGCGCTCCGAGTTCAAGGCCCTCACCGGGTTGCTCGCCGAGGCGGACAGCGCCGTGGTGGAGCACGCCGTGGAGGCCGTGCGCGGCCTGTCCGAGCTCGGCCCCTGCGAGTCGATGGACGGCGGCCTCGCGCCCGCGCCGCCCCCCCGGGACCCGGGCCGATCCGCCCACCTGGAGGGTGGCTATGCCCAGCTCGCGCGCGCCCGCGCGCTGCGCCTCGCCGGCCAGTACGCCGCCGGGCTCTCCGCGGCCACCACCCTGGCGAGCGAGGCCCGTGTCCAGGGGGATGCGCCCTTGAAGGCCGAGGCCCTGCTGGAGCTGGGACGGCAGCAGCTCGTCGCGGGAGATGCCCAGGCCGAGCACTCCCTGCGCGAGGCGGCATGTACGGCGGACGAGGTGGGCCTGGACGAGGTGCGCGCCGAGACCCTGGTGACCCTCACCCGGCTCGTCGCCTATGACGCCGCGCGCGCCCAGGACGGGCATGACTTCTATCAGCAGGCGCGCGCCCTGCTCGCGCGCACCCGGCGCCAGGGCCGGCTGCTCGCGGAGCTCGAGAGCGCCCACGGGCTCGTGTACGCCGCCCAGGGGGATCCGCTCGCCGCCGAGGCCTCCCAGCGCAAGGCCCTCGCCGAGCTGGAGAAGGCCTCCGCCCTGGAGAGCCCCGAGGGCGCCATCGTGCTGCGCCGGCTGGGGCTGGCGCTCTCGGCCCAGGGGCGCCACGCGGAGGCGCTGGCGGAGAACCTGCGCGCGCACGCGGCCTTCCTCCAGACGCTCGGCGCGGAGCACCCGCGCGTGGGCAGCGCCCTGGTGAGCATCGGTGGCTCCCTGAGCGCCCTGGGCCGCCCCACCGAGGCGATCACCGCGCTGAGGCAAGGCGTGGACATCGTGGCGCGCAGCCTGCCCCCCCACCACCCCTTCCAGGCGACGGCGCTGGACGCGCTGGGCGCGGCCCTGTGGCGCGATGGGCAGGGCGAGGAGGCGCGGCGGGTGCTGCGCCGGGCGGTGGAGGCGTCGGAGCGGGCGCGGGGGCCCGAGCACCCCGACACCGCCCAGCCCTGCACCACGCTGGGGCGGGTGCTGGTGGACCAGGGACGCCCCGGCGAGGCCCTGACGCTCTTCACCCGCGCCCTGCGTCTGCGCGAGCGCGCTCTGGGCTCCCAGCACCCGGAGCTGGCCGCGCCCCTCACCGGCCAGGGCGAGGCGCTGTTGCGGCTCGGCCGCGCCTCCGAGGCCCTCGCGCCCCTCGAGCGCGCCCTCGTGCTGCGCGCCACCCACACCGTGCCCCCCGAGGCCCTCGCCGAGACCCGCTTCGCCCTCGCCCGCGCCCTGTGGGACACCCACCCGGACTCGGCCCGCGCCCGCCTGCTGGCCCGCGAGGCCGAGCTCACCCTGGAGCGCTCGGGCACCGAGGCACTGCGCGCCCAGGTCCAGGCGTGGCTGGCCGAGCGCTCCTCCGACGGGTAG
- a CDS encoding amidohydrolase family protein: protein MIRTRLSCLALLLTSTLPLSARAQAPAPVPVPLPLPLPGKPDAPRWDVNAPGFPAHEVPLDVTEGTWMSVDVSPKGDELVFDLLGDLYALPLAGGEARALTSGAAWDMQPRYSPDGQFIAFTSDRGGGDNLVVMKRDGSEPTAVTQESFRLLNSPAWSPDGQFLIARKHYTARRSLGAGEIWMYHRSGGEGVQLTERPNDQKDVGEPAFSPDGKSIYYSQDITPGPVFEYNKDPSGEIYVIQRLNLDTRKTERFVSGPGGSIRPTPSPDGKSLAFIRRVRNKSVLYVADVASGAERPLFDGLDRDMQETWAIHGVYPAMAWTPDNRSLVFWAGGGLRRIDVATKKVTPIPFHVKGTRTVYEALRFPQQVAPDTFPVKMLRWVQVSPRGDKVVYQALGHLYVRDLPNGTPRRLTKQTEHAELYPSFSRDGRSIVYTTWDDEKFGSIRVVPVTGGEGRVVPSGPGHYAEPALSPDGKSLVYRALGGGYLRSGLYSRERGLFVMPLAGGTPRRLAEDGEQPHFGAGSERVFFLEVSHREKDDERALKSIRLDGTEPRTHLTSDEATEYRVSPDEKWVAFRENFNAFLMPLPRGPKAAVASPETKALPVSRVSRDAGEWLHWSGDGKRLHWALGPELYTRELKDSFRFMAGAPQTLPELADKGLDIAFQAKTDVPQGTVALVGGRVITLEGDEVIEDGVVVVKGNRLVAVGPRSQVTVPAGARVVDVKGKTIIPGLVDVHWHGSMEDDGILPEQNWKLLSSLAFGVTTIHDPSNDTGAIFATSELVRSGGMVGPHVFSTGTILYGASGAFRAPIDTLEDARSHLRRMKAVGAFSVKSYNQPRRDQRQKVLQAARELEMMVVPEGGSLYHHNMSMVVDGHTGVEHSLPVAQAYEDVRQLWSGTQVGYTPTLIVAYGGIMGENYWYAKTKVWEDERLLSFVPRRIVDARSRRRVDAPDEEYGHVHTAEVAKALNDRGVSVQLGAHGQREGLGAHWEMWMFAQGGMTPMQVLRAATLSGARYLGLDKDLGSLKPGKLADLVVLEANPLEDLHQSLSIRYTMVGGRLYDAKTLDEVGASRKREPLYFQREGEGAWGPSSSWSTHQD from the coding sequence GTGATTCGAACCCGTCTGTCCTGCCTCGCGCTGCTGCTCACGAGCACGCTGCCCTTGTCCGCCCGCGCGCAAGCGCCGGCCCCCGTCCCCGTTCCTCTTCCCCTGCCGTTGCCGGGCAAGCCCGACGCGCCCCGCTGGGACGTGAACGCCCCGGGCTTCCCCGCGCACGAGGTGCCGCTCGACGTCACCGAGGGCACGTGGATGAGCGTGGACGTGAGCCCGAAGGGAGACGAGCTCGTCTTCGACCTGCTGGGCGACCTCTACGCGCTGCCCCTCGCGGGGGGCGAGGCCCGGGCGCTCACGAGCGGAGCCGCCTGGGACATGCAGCCGCGCTACAGCCCGGACGGGCAGTTCATCGCCTTCACGAGCGACCGGGGCGGCGGGGACAACCTCGTCGTGATGAAGCGCGACGGGAGCGAGCCCACGGCGGTGACGCAGGAGTCGTTCCGTCTGCTCAACAGCCCCGCGTGGTCGCCGGACGGCCAGTTCCTCATCGCGCGCAAGCACTACACGGCGCGGCGCTCGCTGGGCGCGGGAGAGATCTGGATGTACCACCGCTCGGGCGGCGAGGGCGTGCAGCTCACCGAGCGTCCCAATGATCAGAAGGACGTGGGCGAGCCCGCGTTCTCCCCGGACGGCAAGTCCATCTATTACAGCCAGGACATCACCCCGGGCCCGGTGTTCGAGTACAACAAGGACCCGAGCGGCGAAATCTATGTCATCCAGCGGCTGAACCTGGACACGCGCAAGACGGAGCGCTTCGTGTCGGGGCCGGGGGGCTCCATCCGGCCCACGCCGTCGCCGGATGGCAAGTCCCTGGCCTTCATCCGCCGGGTACGGAACAAGAGCGTGCTGTACGTGGCGGACGTGGCGAGCGGCGCCGAGCGCCCCCTGTTCGACGGGCTCGACCGGGACATGCAGGAGACGTGGGCCATTCACGGCGTCTACCCGGCGATGGCGTGGACGCCGGACAACCGCTCGCTGGTGTTCTGGGCGGGCGGTGGGCTGCGGCGCATCGACGTGGCGACGAAGAAGGTGACGCCCATTCCCTTCCACGTGAAGGGCACGCGCACCGTCTACGAGGCGCTGCGCTTTCCCCAGCAGGTGGCGCCCGACACCTTCCCGGTGAAGATGCTGCGCTGGGTGCAGGTGTCGCCCAGGGGCGACAAGGTGGTGTACCAGGCGCTGGGCCACCTGTACGTGAGGGACCTGCCCAATGGCACGCCCCGGCGGCTCACGAAGCAGACGGAGCACGCGGAGCTCTACCCGTCGTTCTCCCGCGACGGCCGGAGCATCGTCTACACGACGTGGGACGACGAGAAGTTCGGCTCCATCCGGGTGGTTCCGGTGACGGGCGGTGAGGGGCGGGTGGTGCCCTCGGGACCGGGGCACTACGCGGAGCCCGCGCTGTCGCCGGATGGCAAGTCACTCGTCTACCGCGCGCTGGGCGGAGGCTATCTGCGCAGCGGCCTCTACAGCCGGGAGCGGGGCTTGTTCGTGATGCCGCTGGCCGGGGGGACGCCGCGCCGGCTGGCGGAGGACGGCGAGCAGCCGCACTTCGGGGCGGGCTCGGAGCGGGTGTTCTTCCTGGAGGTGTCGCATCGCGAGAAGGACGACGAGCGCGCGCTCAAGAGCATCCGCCTGGATGGCACCGAGCCGCGCACACACCTGACGAGCGACGAGGCGACGGAGTACCGCGTGTCCCCGGACGAGAAGTGGGTGGCCTTCCGGGAGAACTTCAACGCGTTCCTCATGCCGTTGCCGCGCGGGCCGAAGGCCGCGGTGGCGAGCCCCGAGACGAAGGCGCTGCCGGTGAGCCGCGTGTCGCGCGACGCGGGCGAGTGGCTGCACTGGTCCGGAGACGGCAAGCGGCTGCACTGGGCGCTCGGCCCCGAGCTGTACACGCGCGAGCTCAAGGACAGCTTCCGCTTCATGGCGGGAGCGCCCCAGACGCTGCCGGAGCTCGCGGACAAGGGGCTCGACATCGCCTTCCAGGCGAAGACGGACGTGCCCCAGGGCACGGTGGCGCTGGTGGGGGGCCGCGTCATCACCCTCGAGGGGGACGAGGTCATCGAGGATGGCGTGGTGGTGGTGAAGGGCAACCGGCTGGTGGCGGTGGGTCCCCGGAGCCAGGTGACGGTGCCCGCGGGCGCCCGCGTGGTGGACGTGAAGGGCAAGACGATCATCCCGGGCCTGGTGGACGTGCACTGGCACGGCTCCATGGAGGACGACGGCATCCTGCCGGAGCAGAACTGGAAGCTGTTGTCCTCGCTCGCCTTCGGGGTGACGACGATCCACGATCCGTCCAACGACACGGGCGCCATCTTCGCCACGAGCGAGTTGGTGCGCTCGGGCGGCATGGTGGGGCCGCACGTGTTCTCCACGGGCACCATCCTCTACGGCGCTTCGGGAGCGTTCCGCGCGCCCATCGACACGCTGGAGGACGCGCGCAGCCACCTGCGGCGCATGAAGGCGGTGGGGGCCTTCAGCGTGAAGAGCTACAACCAGCCGCGGAGAGATCAGCGGCAGAAGGTGCTCCAGGCGGCGCGCGAGCTGGAGATGATGGTGGTGCCCGAGGGCGGCTCGCTCTACCACCACAACATGAGCATGGTGGTGGATGGGCACACGGGCGTGGAGCACTCGCTGCCGGTGGCCCAGGCCTACGAGGACGTGCGCCAGCTCTGGTCGGGCACCCAGGTGGGTTACACCCCCACGCTCATCGTGGCCTACGGCGGCATCATGGGGGAGAACTACTGGTACGCGAAGACGAAGGTGTGGGAGGACGAGCGGCTGCTCTCGTTCGTGCCCCGGCGCATCGTGGACGCGCGCAGCCGGCGGCGGGTGGACGCGCCCGACGAGGAGTACGGCCACGTCCACACGGCCGAGGTGGCCAAGGCGCTCAATGATCGGGGCGTGAGCGTGCAGCTCGGCGCGCACGGCCAGCGCGAGGGCCTGGGCGCGCACTGGGAGATGTGGATGTTCGCCCAGGGTGGCATGACGCCCATGCAGGTGCTGCGCGCGGCGACGCTCTCGGGCGCGCGCTACCTCGGACTGGACAAGGACCTCGGCTCGCTGAAGCCCGGCAAGCTCGCGGACCTGGTGGTGCTGGAGGCCAACCCGCTGGAGGATCTGCACCAGAGCCTGTCCATCCGCTACACCATGGTGGGCGGACGGCTCTATGACGCGAAGACGCTCGACGAGGTGGGTGCCTCACGCAAGCGCGAGCCCCTCTACTTCCAGCGCGAGGGGGAGGGCGCCTGGGGTCCGTCCTCGTCCTGGAGCACCCACCAGGACTGA
- a CDS encoding GDSL-type esterase/lipase family protein — protein sequence MNRFHGAVLLAALVLVSCEPFEAWDDYGATDPKLQFIGRMQFVDGDDTGPRYAYPGTAVRLRCDCTGVDVAFKDEGSGDDKHTNFVNVLVDGKQTAVLQLPRSDDGALVKGVRGLKRGEHTIEFVKRTGPYAGTIQFRGISVQGVLLDPPPFPERRIEIIGETVSCGYGNEVRIMAPTYTEPNTGYHSKNENNSKAYGALLGRRFNAQVVTTCMSNRGVYRNPDGTTEDTFPKRYKRIFPDDDKEETVWDTRNYIPDVIILNLGASDFTARDANKEPIDPDPDLFKAAYKGFVQQLRKAYPSAKIICTVGPTMNDNYPAGRKYWTRIQQYVEDMVWDLEEPDVVFYMAHQPIKSDPYGEDWHPTAEEHQRLAEELGTFIETQVNPVW from the coding sequence ATGAACCGCTTTCATGGGGCCGTGCTGCTCGCGGCGCTCGTCCTGGTGAGTTGCGAGCCGTTCGAGGCGTGGGACGACTACGGCGCGACGGACCCGAAGCTGCAATTCATCGGGCGCATGCAGTTCGTCGATGGCGATGACACTGGCCCCCGGTATGCCTACCCCGGCACGGCCGTGCGCTTGCGCTGCGATTGCACCGGCGTGGACGTGGCCTTCAAGGACGAGGGCTCGGGCGACGACAAGCACACCAACTTCGTCAATGTCCTCGTCGACGGCAAGCAGACCGCCGTGCTCCAGCTCCCCCGGTCGGATGATGGCGCGTTGGTCAAGGGCGTCCGCGGACTGAAACGGGGCGAGCACACCATCGAGTTCGTCAAGCGCACCGGGCCCTACGCGGGCACCATCCAGTTCCGGGGCATCAGCGTGCAGGGCGTCCTGTTGGATCCCCCTCCCTTCCCCGAGCGGCGCATCGAGATCATCGGCGAGACCGTCTCCTGTGGCTACGGCAACGAGGTGCGCATCATGGCACCCACCTACACCGAGCCCAACACCGGCTACCACTCCAAGAACGAGAACAACTCCAAGGCCTATGGCGCGCTGCTCGGCCGCCGGTTCAACGCCCAGGTCGTCACCACGTGCATGTCCAACCGAGGCGTGTACCGCAACCCCGACGGCACCACCGAGGACACCTTCCCCAAGCGCTACAAGCGCATCTTTCCCGACGACGACAAAGAGGAGACCGTCTGGGACACCCGCAACTACATCCCCGACGTCATCATCCTCAACCTGGGCGCCAGCGACTTCACCGCGCGCGATGCGAACAAGGAACCCATCGACCCGGACCCCGACCTCTTCAAGGCGGCCTACAAGGGCTTCGTCCAGCAGCTGCGCAAGGCCTACCCCTCCGCGAAGATCATCTGCACCGTCGGTCCGACGATGAATGACAACTACCCCGCGGGCCGCAAATACTGGACGCGCATCCAGCAGTACGTGGAGGACATGGTCTGGGATCTCGAAGAGCCCGACGTCGTCTTCTACATGGCCCATCAGCCCATCAAGAGCGACCCCTACGGCGAGGACTGGCACCCCACCGCGGAGGAGCACCAGCGCCTGGCCGAGGAGCTGGGCACCTTCATCGAGACCCAGGTCAACCCCGTGTGGTGA
- a CDS encoding TetR/AcrR family transcriptional regulator, with protein sequence MKERGVQGAGVDGIARRVGLSGAALYTHFESKQDFLCTVLREELGASARRFLSANATLDEVLARYLSLAHVRNPALGCALPAITSEVGRSDEKVRQAFEAGLAEVVRALGEKLGSHDKAPGVLAAALGAVALARALPDDASALAVLESARALITSALQADVSSRR encoded by the coding sequence GTGAAGGAACGAGGGGTACAAGGGGCTGGTGTCGACGGCATTGCCCGCCGCGTCGGGCTCAGCGGTGCCGCGCTGTACACCCACTTCGAGTCGAAGCAGGACTTCCTTTGCACCGTTCTCCGCGAGGAGCTGGGGGCGAGTGCACGGCGCTTTCTCTCGGCGAACGCGACGTTGGACGAGGTGCTCGCGCGCTACCTCAGTCTCGCGCATGTACGCAACCCCGCGTTGGGCTGCGCGCTTCCCGCGATCACGTCCGAGGTGGGGCGCAGCGACGAGAAGGTTCGGCAGGCGTTCGAGGCTGGACTCGCGGAAGTCGTCCGCGCGCTCGGCGAGAAGCTCGGGAGCCACGACAAAGCGCCTGGTGTCCTCGCGGCCGCGCTTGGGGCCGTGGCACTGGCTCGAGCACTGCCGGACGACGCGAGCGCGCTCGCCGTTCTCGAGTCGGCACGCGCGCTCATTACTTCAGCGCTTCAAGCGGATGTATCGAGCAGGCGGTAA
- a CDS encoding crotonase/enoyl-CoA hydratase family protein gives MSTLVTEETDGFVRKIGLNRPDKRNAMNIALIEQLSAAFARAEADEAIRVMLLFAHGSMFTAGLDLMDVFPRLGEADSLFRSAGLDPWGTHGPVRTKPLIVAVHGKCLTLGIELMLAGDITIASEDATFEQIEIDRGIFPFGGGTARWVQTTGWGNAMQYLLTGDALDAREAHRLGLVQRVVARDALMDTAMGIAARVASKAPLAIKATLESARTAVLDGERAAAAKLLPAIMQLAATQDAQEAIMAFMERRPATFHGR, from the coding sequence ATGTCCACGCTCGTCACTGAAGAGACGGATGGATTTGTCCGGAAGATCGGCTTGAACCGCCCCGACAAGCGCAATGCGATGAACATCGCGCTCATCGAGCAGCTGTCCGCCGCGTTCGCGCGCGCCGAGGCCGACGAAGCGATTCGAGTGATGCTGCTGTTCGCGCACGGGTCGATGTTCACCGCGGGCCTGGACCTCATGGACGTCTTTCCGCGTCTCGGCGAAGCGGATTCGCTGTTCCGCTCGGCGGGGCTCGACCCCTGGGGAACCCACGGGCCGGTGCGTACCAAGCCGCTCATCGTCGCGGTGCATGGCAAGTGCCTCACGCTCGGGATCGAGCTGATGCTCGCCGGCGACATCACGATCGCCTCGGAAGACGCCACGTTCGAGCAGATTGAAATCGACCGCGGCATCTTCCCGTTCGGCGGAGGCACGGCGCGCTGGGTCCAGACGACGGGCTGGGGAAACGCGATGCAATACCTCCTCACCGGTGATGCGCTGGATGCACGCGAGGCGCATCGCCTGGGCCTCGTTCAGCGTGTCGTGGCGCGCGACGCGCTCATGGACACGGCGATGGGCATTGCCGCCCGCGTTGCGTCGAAGGCTCCTCTCGCCATCAAGGCAACGCTCGAGAGCGCACGGACCGCGGTGCTCGACGGGGAGCGCGCCGCCGCCGCGAAGTTGCTGCCCGCCATCATGCAACTCGCCGCGACCCAGGATGCGCAGGAGGCCATCATGGCCTTCATGGAGCGACGCCCGGCGACCTTCCACGGTCGTTGA
- a CDS encoding tautomerase family protein has protein sequence MTVITVTTPVGRLSQAQRRVLAETLTDAVLEPEVGQLAPAARVGFQVHFIERSLDNIAIGGKLLADYSPAPDVMTVGIVVMNAAWPPDVRRQVIENVLRCLADACGMPSPSPAWWVQFQVIDEGSWGSRGRAMSILDLLETGVFSPERAAEIRAVLARAGVPRR, from the coding sequence ATGACTGTCATCACGGTCACCACCCCGGTAGGGCGCCTGTCCCAGGCGCAACGCCGGGTGCTTGCCGAGACACTGACGGATGCGGTGCTCGAACCGGAAGTCGGTCAGCTGGCTCCTGCTGCCCGCGTTGGCTTCCAGGTCCATTTCATCGAGCGGAGCCTCGACAACATCGCCATCGGCGGCAAGCTGCTCGCGGACTACTCGCCCGCGCCGGACGTCATGACGGTTGGCATCGTGGTGATGAACGCGGCCTGGCCGCCTGACGTGCGACGGCAGGTGATCGAGAACGTCCTGCGGTGTCTCGCCGACGCGTGCGGAATGCCGTCTCCTTCGCCGGCCTGGTGGGTTCAGTTCCAGGTCATCGACGAAGGGAGCTGGGGCTCTCGCGGGCGTGCGATGTCCATCCTCGACCTGCTCGAGACGGGCGTGTTCTCCCCCGAGCGGGCCGCGGAAATCCGGGCGGTGCTCGCACGAGCAGGAGTCCCCCGGCGATGA